One part of the Arachidicoccus terrestris genome encodes these proteins:
- a CDS encoding heparinase II/III domain-containing protein encodes MKRYFNVKCTVTALVLFLGMTCGSILYGRNTHPYLFYTAKRVNALKHRIKADTVFSRSWNHILRSCDEALAKPKGGNIEDLSFAYVMTGDDRYAKRAKILLTDLVNQPYWDLMDDRRPVWHAGLGTSHKGWMASVTFDGIYNYLTPDERKSIAKKIVKLGIEPVLDEWLSKDKRIQSLNNMGHNWWAAIVFGAGNCCLAIMDEVPEAKKWAQQIMDVSDQFFYFNGSVLENKIKSFDVNGGFYESINYANYAISEYLQFRLAWTNSLGEVQKSYDGLLQKSVDWFIESAYVRNGRMMSLNFGDGNDFANGGKPAAVLIALGLGKPEYKWYLKQVADDNFREGINTGNPFGLLYSPDLSDAPELPALAPSAIYPTMGWAMLRNSWKPDATFLGVKCGYTWNHAHADAGSFVLYHNGENLLIDGGDVGYGNDAYSDYFVTSRAHNVMMFNGVAQDPQDQYHAVKNPGHVYDLLDGGDLKYVLADATGPTSRNFLRNYRNFLWIGDVILIIDDVHTYDIGQFDFLLHYADTAVKRGPDLEITKGNAGVLFRPLYPETLPLGYPHDFPEKLRYRIDYGIKDRTTNVKIPYYVLSAPQKTDRAKFVNAIVLLDSTNTVRKTFTGSSGANAAAGRTNLPEIKRFQGNNYLGLRITQDGVETEVYINLLADGRMMHRNSSITINGYETDAYITAMSFPAGADKADPDAMKACFVANGSYLRKDGKPILSSLSKVFTYFEKTGMTLNVQLKGQPLIDLSLRGAGVKRLKVNGVQTALHLGEDHMIDIREEGLNQ; translated from the coding sequence ATGAAAAGATATTTTAATGTAAAGTGCACTGTTACAGCCCTCGTCTTGTTTTTGGGCATGACTTGTGGTTCAATTTTGTATGGCAGGAATACGCATCCTTATTTGTTCTATACGGCTAAAAGGGTAAATGCGCTTAAGCACCGGATTAAAGCTGATACGGTTTTTTCCAGGAGTTGGAACCACATTTTACGTAGCTGTGATGAAGCTCTTGCAAAACCCAAGGGTGGCAATATTGAAGATCTTTCTTTTGCCTATGTGATGACAGGCGACGACCGGTATGCGAAACGGGCTAAAATTTTGTTGACCGACCTTGTTAATCAGCCTTATTGGGATTTAATGGATGACCGCAGACCTGTGTGGCATGCGGGACTGGGTACCAGTCACAAGGGATGGATGGCCTCGGTTACCTTTGACGGGATATATAATTACTTGACGCCGGATGAACGTAAATCCATAGCCAAAAAGATTGTCAAACTGGGTATTGAACCGGTACTGGATGAATGGCTAAGCAAGGATAAACGTATACAGTCTTTGAATAACATGGGTCATAACTGGTGGGCTGCTATTGTTTTCGGTGCGGGGAATTGCTGTCTGGCGATAATGGACGAGGTGCCTGAAGCTAAGAAATGGGCTCAGCAGATTATGGACGTCAGTGATCAGTTTTTCTATTTTAACGGCAGTGTTCTGGAGAATAAGATTAAAAGCTTTGATGTGAATGGCGGGTTCTATGAAAGCATTAATTATGCTAATTACGCCATTTCGGAGTATCTGCAGTTTCGCCTGGCATGGACAAATAGTCTTGGGGAGGTTCAAAAGTCTTATGACGGTCTGTTACAGAAATCAGTTGACTGGTTCATCGAGAGTGCTTATGTAAGAAATGGCCGGATGATGAGTCTCAATTTTGGCGATGGTAACGATTTTGCCAATGGTGGCAAGCCTGCCGCTGTGTTAATCGCGCTGGGTCTTGGTAAACCTGAGTATAAGTGGTATTTGAAACAAGTGGCTGATGACAATTTTAGAGAGGGGATCAATACCGGAAATCCTTTTGGATTATTATATAGCCCGGACCTGTCGGATGCACCGGAACTGCCTGCCCTGGCGCCGTCCGCCATCTATCCTACGATGGGCTGGGCCATGCTTCGTAACAGCTGGAAGCCGGATGCTACTTTCTTGGGGGTGAAGTGTGGCTATACCTGGAATCATGCCCATGCGGATGCCGGCTCCTTTGTACTTTATCATAATGGGGAGAACCTGCTGATCGATGGCGGTGATGTAGGCTATGGTAACGACGCTTACAGTGATTATTTTGTTACAAGCCGGGCCCATAATGTGATGATGTTCAATGGAGTGGCCCAGGATCCACAGGATCAGTATCATGCGGTTAAAAATCCGGGTCATGTCTATGATTTGCTGGATGGCGGTGACCTGAAATACGTACTGGCTGATGCCACAGGGCCTACCTCCAGGAACTTTCTTAGGAATTACCGGAACTTTCTGTGGATCGGGGACGTTATTTTGATTATTGACGATGTGCATACATATGACATAGGTCAGTTCGATTTTCTACTGCATTATGCGGATACGGCTGTTAAGCGGGGCCCCGACCTGGAAATTACAAAAGGAAATGCGGGTGTCTTATTCCGTCCTTTATATCCGGAAACTTTGCCGCTGGGTTATCCGCATGACTTTCCGGAGAAATTAAGATACCGGATTGATTACGGTATAAAGGATAGAACAACCAATGTGAAAATTCCTTATTATGTGTTGTCCGCTCCGCAGAAAACAGACCGGGCTAAGTTTGTCAATGCTATTGTACTCTTGGACAGTACCAACACTGTTCGCAAAACGTTTACGGGCTCATCGGGCGCGAATGCTGCGGCTGGCCGTACTAATCTGCCTGAAATTAAACGCTTCCAGGGCAATAATTATCTGGGACTCCGTATCACGCAAGACGGTGTCGAAACAGAGGTATATATCAATCTGCTGGCTGATGGTCGAATGATGCACCGTAACAGCAGCATAACTATTAATGGGTATGAGACTGATGCCTATATCACAGCCATGAGCTTTCCGGCAGGTGCAGACAAAGCGGATCCAGACGCCATGAAGGCATGCTTTGTTGCAAATGGCAGCTATCTGAGAAAGGACGGCAAACCTATTTTGAGTTCGCTCTCTAAGGTCTTCACCTATTTCGAAAAAACAGGAATGACTTTAAATGTGCAGCTTAAGGGTCAGCCGTTGATCGATCTGTCACTCAGGGGAGCCGGGGTGAAGCGGTTAAAGGTAAATGGCGTTCAAACAGCCCTTCACTTGGGGGAAGATCATATGATCGACATTCGGGAAGAAGGTTTGAATCAATAA
- a CDS encoding sugar porter family MFS transporter yields MQIENRMNLEIRANGGKALFGISIIAALAGFIFGFDTVVISGANLPIRELWHTSPWFHGFFIMSMALWGTVIGAIFGGRPTEKYGRKKVLLWVGILFSISAVGSALAPDPYVFSFFRFVGGVGIGVSSIAAPTYISEIATPKSRGRLGAMYQFNIVFAILVAYLSNYFLKGVGGHNDWRWMLGVMAIPSLIYTLLVFIIPESPRWLIARKNDEATAETVLIKIGVQDAKEEILSIKKGIEDETQKGKSAGFFSKKYRRVIWLAFFVAFFNQWSGINFILYYAPEILERAGLAAKDSLFNSIAIGGTNLIFTFVGLYFIDRIGRKFLLVIGSLGYILSLIMVAFAFYSHSSSSFLLSFLLLFIAAHAVGQGAVIWVFISEIFPNKVRALGQSFGASIHWICAAIITLITPVFLDGDNGVFKDNPWPIFAFFAFMMVLQLIWVLTKVPETKGVSLEVLEQKLINE; encoded by the coding sequence ATGCAAATCGAAAATAGAATGAATCTGGAGATCAGGGCAAATGGAGGCAAAGCGCTTTTTGGTATATCCATTATTGCGGCACTGGCCGGTTTTATATTTGGCTTTGATACGGTGGTGATTTCAGGGGCGAACCTGCCTATTAGAGAACTTTGGCATACATCTCCCTGGTTTCATGGATTTTTTATTATGTCAATGGCTCTTTGGGGAACCGTTATCGGTGCTATTTTTGGAGGCAGGCCGACTGAAAAGTATGGACGGAAGAAAGTCCTTTTGTGGGTCGGTATCCTGTTTAGCATATCGGCCGTTGGTTCGGCGTTGGCCCCGGATCCTTACGTCTTTTCCTTTTTTCGCTTTGTCGGCGGGGTAGGTATCGGTGTTTCTTCAATTGCAGCGCCGACTTATATTTCTGAGATTGCGACACCGAAGTCTAGAGGTAGGCTGGGAGCTATGTATCAGTTTAATATCGTATTTGCGATACTGGTAGCTTATCTTTCAAATTACTTTTTGAAAGGTGTCGGCGGGCATAATGACTGGCGGTGGATGCTGGGGGTTATGGCAATTCCGTCTTTGATTTATACCCTGTTGGTATTTATCATTCCTGAAAGCCCCCGTTGGCTGATCGCTCGTAAAAATGATGAAGCAACTGCAGAGACGGTACTTATAAAGATTGGTGTCCAGGATGCGAAGGAAGAGATCCTGTCAATTAAAAAGGGAATAGAAGATGAAACGCAAAAAGGAAAATCAGCCGGTTTTTTTAGTAAAAAATACAGAAGAGTAATATGGCTGGCTTTCTTCGTCGCTTTTTTTAATCAGTGGTCTGGTATCAATTTCATCCTGTATTATGCTCCGGAGATCCTGGAGCGGGCGGGACTGGCCGCAAAAGACTCTTTGTTCAACTCAATTGCTATTGGAGGAACCAATTTGATTTTTACCTTTGTAGGCCTCTATTTTATTGACCGTATTGGAAGAAAATTTTTGCTGGTTATCGGCTCACTGGGGTATATTCTAAGTCTGATCATGGTGGCTTTTGCTTTTTACAGCCACAGTTCTTCCTCATTTCTTTTAAGCTTTTTATTGCTTTTTATTGCAGCACACGCGGTGGGCCAGGGCGCAGTTATCTGGGTCTTTATTTCCGAGATATTCCCCAATAAAGTCCGGGCATTAGGCCAGTCATTTGGAGCAAGTATACACTGGATCTGTGCGGCTATTATTACGCTGATCACACCTGTTTTCCTGGACGGGGACAATGGTGTATTTAAGGATAATCCCTGGCCCATATTCGCTTTTTTCGCCTTTATGATGGTTTTGCAACTGATCTGGGTGCTTACGAAAGTGCCGGAAACCAAAGGTGTATCGCTTGAAGTACTTGAACAAAAGTTAATTAATGAATGA
- a CDS encoding glycoside hydrolase family 97 protein, with amino-acid sequence MRNTISLNRNTSINGVLLVLFLCCIVTGWTQKVYHVSSPDGSYDFSCYQKRSADSGKVLYYTLDYKGVRIVSPSRLDLTLDNHLSEQAMALYVDSSLAWFGDLKIDTVKHREMDTSWEPVHGERRQVRDHYRMMTIKLVKEHNPIYTMNLEVRAYNQGVGFRFFFPLNEKGTYYRILNENDEFALPEGTKAWFAGWAQAPYSLLDLKNWPEESERPLTLQFPNGWYGCLAEAGMTNYARTKFKLSKSNPGTIETSMYTPADLISPFRTPWRVVMVAEEPGQLLEHNDLILNLNAPSKIKDAKWIRPGKIMRVMKQTTRDAFESIDFAARHHLQYILFDWKWYGPAFDFNSDATKVAIDDFDLPAIIRYGQQKGIGVWLYVNQQALLKQSDSLFRIYHEWGVKGVKFGFVQVGSHRWTTWLESVIKKAAENHIMVNIHDDWRPTGEQRTWPNLMTAEGVRGNEEMPDATHNTVLPFTRFICGPADYTICYYSNRIKTTHAHQLALGVVYYSPIQTLYWYDTPEMSLDEPELAFWDHLPTTWDDTKVLNGVPGRNITIARRKADQWFIGAITNNEPRKLKINLDFLPAGRKFKATIYYDDDDIASNTKVGIIEQLVSAGSSLDFSLKASGGVAIWLNPAE; translated from the coding sequence ATGCGGAATACAATTTCATTGAATAGGAATACGAGTATTAATGGGGTACTGCTTGTACTTTTCTTATGCTGTATTGTTACCGGCTGGACACAAAAGGTATATCATGTTAGCTCCCCTGACGGCAGTTATGATTTTAGCTGTTATCAAAAGCGGAGTGCTGACAGCGGTAAAGTACTGTATTATACGCTGGACTATAAAGGAGTCAGGATTGTCAGCCCTTCCAGACTGGATTTAACCCTGGATAATCACTTGTCTGAACAGGCGATGGCGCTATATGTAGATAGCTCCTTGGCCTGGTTTGGCGATCTGAAAATTGATACTGTAAAACATCGTGAAATGGACACTAGCTGGGAGCCGGTACACGGTGAAAGGAGACAGGTCAGAGACCATTACAGGATGATGACGATAAAGTTGGTTAAAGAGCATAACCCTATTTATACCATGAATCTGGAAGTCAGGGCCTATAATCAGGGAGTGGGATTCCGGTTCTTTTTTCCTTTAAACGAAAAGGGTACTTATTACCGGATCCTGAACGAAAATGACGAGTTCGCCTTGCCGGAGGGTACTAAAGCCTGGTTCGCTGGTTGGGCACAGGCCCCTTATAGCCTTCTGGATTTGAAAAACTGGCCGGAAGAGAGTGAAAGGCCGCTGACACTGCAATTCCCGAATGGTTGGTATGGTTGTCTGGCTGAGGCTGGGATGACCAACTATGCCAGAACAAAATTTAAACTCAGTAAATCAAACCCCGGGACTATCGAAACTTCAATGTATACGCCTGCCGATCTGATTTCGCCGTTCCGAACACCATGGAGAGTAGTAATGGTCGCGGAAGAGCCGGGTCAGTTGCTGGAGCATAATGACCTGATTTTGAATTTAAATGCCCCTTCAAAAATTAAAGATGCAAAATGGATCAGGCCGGGCAAGATTATGCGGGTCATGAAGCAAACAACCAGAGATGCTTTTGAGAGTATCGACTTTGCTGCCCGCCATCACTTGCAGTACATCCTTTTTGACTGGAAATGGTACGGGCCGGCCTTTGACTTTAATTCAGATGCCACAAAAGTAGCTATTGATGATTTTGACCTACCTGCCATTATCAGGTATGGGCAGCAAAAGGGTATTGGTGTCTGGCTATATGTGAATCAACAGGCATTATTGAAACAGTCGGACTCTCTTTTCCGGATCTATCATGAGTGGGGAGTAAAGGGAGTGAAGTTTGGATTCGTGCAGGTAGGTTCTCACCGCTGGACTACATGGCTCGAATCTGTGATAAAAAAAGCGGCAGAGAATCATATAATGGTCAATATTCATGATGATTGGCGCCCTACGGGTGAACAGCGTACCTGGCCCAATTTGATGACTGCAGAAGGTGTTAGGGGCAATGAGGAAATGCCGGATGCCACTCACAATACGGTCTTACCTTTTACAAGGTTTATCTGTGGGCCGGCAGATTATACCATTTGTTATTACAGCAATCGCATTAAGACAACACATGCCCATCAATTGGCTTTAGGGGTGGTGTATTATAGCCCTATTCAAACGCTGTACTGGTATGACACTCCTGAGATGAGTCTCGATGAACCGGAACTGGCCTTTTGGGACCACCTTCCGACCACCTGGGATGATACAAAAGTATTGAATGGTGTTCCTGGCCGCAATATTACGATTGCCCGCAGGAAAGCGGATCAGTGGTTCATTGGTGCAATCACCAATAATGAGCCAAGAAAACTAAAAATAAACTTGGATTTTCTGCCGGCGGGTAGAAAATTTAAGGCTACTATTTATTACGACGACGATGATATAGCATCTAACACGAAAGTCGGTATTATAGAGCAGCTCGTATCTGCAGGGAGCAGCCTGGATTTTTCTTTAAAGGCTTCGGGCGGCGTAGCGATCTGGTTAAATCCAGCTGAATAG
- a CDS encoding glycoside hydrolase family 127 protein has product MKLKMLHLSRFLIIAGVLSFGQLYGQSLYPGQFSAKRMVRESASFKAYAFDLRDVRLLPSRFTENRDMASAWLMSLSVERLLHSFKTNAGLYAGKEGGYDSVDKLAGWEALDCELRGHSTGHILSALAMFYAATGNEQYRNKADSLVKGLAAVQTALGKSGYLSAFPEHLIDRCIAGKPVWAPWYVLHKIMAGLIDQYLYCDNQIAFEVATKMSRWAYYKLHNLSADRRAVMLGNEFGGMNDAFYALYELTADPKDQWLGDFFYHDKVLDPLKTGVDNLAGMHANTYIPKLIGIVRDYDQSGTSDYKEMAEFFWKTVVYRHSFATGSNSDHEKFFDADDNVGHLTGYTGESCNVYNMLKLTSQLFCLDANASQADYYEKALYNHILGQQDTLSGMVSYFLPMLPGAYKVYSTTDSSFWCCVGTGFENQAKYGEGIYYHKADSLYVNLFMSSVLDWKKQGVQLTQRTRFPQNGRSKIVLSMAQPKKLTIRIRYPGWAGEGASLKINGKRVRIMGRPGSYITLTRKWSGGDKIEVDFPMELKATAEPGNPKIISVTYGPIVLAGALGTENIVPPAPFSNPHLHNDYYTYDYQVPASVSNKLVTHGKDIKDWLDRVEGKPLTFKTAEDVTGKSILFYPLFNMDRQRYNVYWHLEN; this is encoded by the coding sequence ATGAAATTGAAGATGTTACACTTGAGTCGATTCCTGATAATAGCTGGCGTATTGTCCTTTGGTCAGTTGTATGGTCAATCGCTATATCCAGGACAGTTTTCAGCTAAAAGAATGGTGAGAGAGAGCGCCAGCTTTAAGGCCTATGCCTTCGATCTAAGGGACGTCAGGTTGCTGCCCTCCAGGTTTACAGAAAACCGGGATATGGCCAGTGCCTGGTTGATGTCTCTATCTGTAGAACGCTTGTTACACAGTTTTAAAACGAATGCAGGTTTATATGCAGGGAAAGAAGGCGGATATGATAGTGTGGATAAACTTGCGGGTTGGGAGGCGCTGGATTGTGAATTGCGGGGACATTCAACCGGACATATTCTTTCAGCGCTCGCTATGTTTTATGCTGCGACGGGCAATGAGCAGTATAGGAATAAAGCGGACAGTCTTGTAAAAGGATTGGCAGCGGTGCAGACAGCACTGGGCAAATCAGGTTATCTAAGTGCCTTTCCAGAGCATTTGATTGACAGATGCATTGCCGGCAAGCCTGTCTGGGCCCCATGGTATGTACTTCATAAGATCATGGCTGGGCTAATAGACCAATATCTCTATTGTGACAATCAAATAGCATTTGAGGTCGCAACGAAGATGAGCCGATGGGCTTATTATAAGCTTCACAATTTGTCCGCTGACCGGCGGGCCGTCATGTTAGGCAATGAATTTGGAGGAATGAATGATGCCTTCTATGCCCTGTATGAGCTGACAGCTGATCCCAAGGATCAATGGCTTGGCGATTTTTTTTATCATGATAAGGTACTGGATCCCTTAAAAACAGGTGTGGATAATCTGGCCGGCATGCATGCGAACACTTATATTCCAAAACTCATCGGCATCGTTCGGGACTATGATCAGAGTGGCACGTCGGATTATAAGGAAATGGCGGAGTTTTTCTGGAAAACAGTGGTCTATCGTCACAGTTTTGCGACAGGGAGTAATAGTGATCATGAAAAATTCTTCGATGCCGATGATAATGTTGGGCATCTTACCGGTTATACTGGAGAGTCTTGTAATGTATATAATATGCTAAAGCTGACCAGTCAGTTATTTTGCTTGGATGCGAACGCTTCTCAGGCGGATTATTATGAAAAGGCGCTATACAATCACATATTGGGGCAACAGGATACCTTATCTGGCATGGTGTCTTATTTTCTACCTATGCTGCCGGGTGCCTACAAAGTATACAGCACGACGGATAGTTCCTTTTGGTGTTGCGTGGGGACGGGGTTTGAGAATCAGGCTAAATATGGAGAAGGTATCTATTATCATAAAGCTGACAGCCTTTACGTGAACTTATTTATGTCTTCCGTACTAGACTGGAAAAAGCAAGGAGTTCAGCTAACACAGCGGACCCGATTTCCTCAAAACGGCCGTTCTAAAATTGTATTATCAATGGCTCAGCCGAAAAAACTAACCATTCGGATCCGGTATCCGGGATGGGCGGGGGAAGGTGCCAGTCTTAAAATCAATGGAAAACGTGTAAGAATAATGGGGAGACCTGGCAGTTACATTACACTTACCCGGAAATGGAGCGGTGGAGATAAGATAGAAGTTGATTTTCCTATGGAGTTAAAAGCAACTGCTGAACCGGGTAATCCTAAAATCATATCTGTTACTTATGGCCCCATTGTGCTGGCAGGGGCTTTGGGAACGGAGAATATCGTACCGCCGGCACCTTTCTCCAATCCGCATTTGCACAATGATTATTATACGTACGATTATCAGGTTCCCGCAAGTGTTTCAAATAAGCTGGTTACACATGGAAAAGACATAAAGGATTGGCTGGATCGGGTAGAAGGGAAACCTCTGACTTTTAAAACAGCGGAAGATGTCACCGGTAAATCAATCTTGTTTTATCCCTTGTTTAATATGGACAGGCAGCGTTATAATGTTTATTGGCATTTGGAGAATTAA
- a CDS encoding glycoside hydrolase family 88 protein, with translation MMKIKNNYIRWKRVGTLLTVLGIYGTISLSSCKPGPGFDVDHQLNYCLGQLSKSVSQLPDSGKIPRNILPGQKEWNYVGYRDWCSGFWPGILWYAYDYTRDRKWLQTADRYSRLLFPLADRSPEGHDLGFELYCSLGNGYRLTDSTDYKAVLLRAADSLATLYNSKVGTILSWPHKVKGTDWPLRHNTIMDNMMNLELLFWASKNGGAKRLYDIAVSHALKTMKNQFRPDYSSYHVVLYDTATGEKVKAITHQGYADNSMWARGQAWAIYGYTMTYRETKDPQFLDFARKVTDVYLKRLPEDLIPYWDFDDPSIPDAPRDASAAAITASALLELSGYVMDKTVAEKYYDKAVAMLKELSSVRYQSRNVNNAFLLHSTGNMPEGSEINASIIYADYYYMEALIRLHKLQNKENLL, from the coding sequence ATGATGAAAATAAAAAATAACTATATTAGATGGAAGAGGGTTGGGACATTGCTGACGGTTCTTGGAATATACGGAACGATTTCACTGTCCTCCTGCAAGCCTGGGCCCGGGTTCGACGTAGATCATCAGTTGAATTACTGTCTGGGGCAATTGTCTAAATCGGTAAGTCAGCTGCCGGACAGTGGTAAGATTCCAAGAAATATTCTACCCGGTCAGAAGGAATGGAACTACGTGGGGTATAGGGACTGGTGTAGCGGTTTCTGGCCTGGAATCTTATGGTACGCTTATGACTATACAAGGGATAGGAAATGGCTCCAGACGGCTGATAGATACTCCCGCCTGCTTTTTCCACTGGCAGACCGATCCCCAGAGGGGCATGACCTGGGATTTGAACTCTATTGTAGTCTGGGGAATGGCTATCGCCTTACAGATAGTACAGACTATAAAGCAGTATTGCTTCGTGCGGCCGATTCTCTGGCGACGCTCTATAATTCCAAAGTAGGGACTATTCTCTCCTGGCCGCATAAAGTAAAGGGGACAGACTGGCCCCTGCGCCATAATACGATTATGGACAATATGATGAATCTGGAATTATTATTCTGGGCGTCAAAAAATGGTGGTGCTAAACGCCTGTATGATATAGCCGTCAGTCATGCCCTGAAAACAATGAAAAATCAGTTCCGGCCGGATTATTCCTCCTACCACGTGGTTCTTTATGACACCGCTACCGGGGAAAAAGTGAAGGCGATTACGCATCAGGGCTATGCCGATAACAGTATGTGGGCCCGAGGTCAAGCCTGGGCTATCTATGGTTATACAATGACCTACCGGGAGACAAAGGATCCGCAGTTTCTGGATTTCGCCCGGAAAGTGACGGATGTATATCTGAAACGATTGCCTGAAGATTTAATTCCTTATTGGGACTTTGATGATCCCTCCATTCCAGATGCACCTCGTGATGCGTCGGCGGCAGCGATTACTGCATCGGCACTGTTAGAGCTTTCTGGATATGTTATGGATAAAACTGTTGCTGAAAAGTATTATGACAAGGCTGTTGCTATGCTAAAGGAGCTTTCTTCTGTGCGTTATCAAAGTCGTAACGTTAATAATGCCTTTTTGTTACACAGTACAGGAAATATGCCTGAAGGTAGTGAAATTAATGCTTCTATTATTTACGCAGATTACTATTATATGGAGGCATTAATCCGATTACATAAATTACAAAATAAAGAGAATCTCCTATAG
- a CDS encoding glycoside hydrolase family 43 protein: protein MKLLRSSGLLLALIMMLCVSESSRAQKKYVSRVWTADNGDGTYRNPILFADYSDPDVMRIGDDYYLVSSSFNCTPGLPILHSRDLVNWTFLTHALPGLPDENHYRSVRHGKGVWAPSFSRHNEMVYIYYPDPDYGVFMIKARSPEGPWSAPVLVLKGKGIIDPSVLWDNDGKAYMAVAWAASRAGVNSLITVFQLNSEGTKVVDGGRHVYDGHDLDKTVEGPKLYKRNGYYYIFCPAGGVSTGWQLVLRSRSIYGPYKRKIVMAQGKSSINGPHQGAWVHTASGEDWFVHFQDKGAYGRVTLLEPMVWKDDWPIIGIDKDGDGCGEPVTEYKKPLIRGETAVQTPQESDEFDDGGIGPQWQWQANSEIQWSVALKNTGYLRLFAYPSDTGKNLYDMPNLLLQKFPAPDFSATTKVKWNIEFDEWQGKKAGLIISGDSYAYISVRKQEDKFYVDQVVCREGPKGARETVVDEQQVKDSIIFMRVDVNGPDAVCSFSYSEDGKHFRSIGKPFKAHPDLWIGAKVGLFCTSRSGVRTGGYADFDYFRIDPLQERESTDSK, encoded by the coding sequence ATGAAATTATTGAGAAGCTCAGGATTGCTTTTAGCTTTAATAATGATGTTGTGTGTTTCTGAAAGCAGCAGGGCGCAAAAAAAATATGTTTCCAGGGTCTGGACAGCTGATAATGGAGACGGTACCTATAGGAATCCGATTTTATTTGCCGATTACTCTGATCCAGATGTTATGAGGATAGGAGATGATTATTACCTGGTCTCTTCCAGTTTCAACTGTACACCCGGGCTACCCATTTTGCATTCCAGGGATCTGGTGAATTGGACATTCCTTACGCATGCGCTGCCTGGACTGCCAGATGAAAATCATTATCGTTCGGTAAGGCATGGCAAAGGAGTCTGGGCCCCGTCCTTTAGCCGGCATAATGAAATGGTTTATATCTATTATCCAGATCCGGATTATGGTGTTTTTATGATTAAGGCCAGGAGTCCGGAAGGTCCCTGGTCGGCACCGGTTTTAGTCTTAAAAGGAAAAGGTATTATTGATCCGTCCGTATTATGGGATAATGACGGAAAGGCCTATATGGCTGTGGCCTGGGCAGCCAGCAGGGCAGGGGTCAATAGCCTGATTACGGTTTTTCAGCTAAACAGTGAGGGTACGAAGGTGGTGGATGGGGGTAGGCATGTTTACGACGGCCATGATTTGGATAAGACTGTAGAAGGCCCGAAACTATATAAGCGAAACGGATATTACTATATTTTCTGCCCCGCCGGCGGTGTCAGTACCGGTTGGCAACTGGTGCTCAGATCACGCAGCATTTATGGCCCCTATAAGAGAAAAATTGTTATGGCACAGGGTAAATCAAGTATCAATGGGCCACATCAGGGTGCCTGGGTACATACTGCTTCCGGTGAGGACTGGTTCGTCCATTTTCAGGATAAGGGTGCGTATGGCAGGGTGACTTTACTGGAGCCTATGGTTTGGAAAGATGATTGGCCAATCATTGGTATTGACAAAGATGGTGATGGTTGTGGAGAACCGGTTACAGAATATAAAAAACCGCTCATTAGAGGGGAAACGGCGGTTCAGACACCACAGGAGTCAGATGAGTTTGACGACGGCGGCATCGGGCCGCAGTGGCAATGGCAGGCCAATTCAGAAATCCAGTGGTCCGTGGCATTAAAAAACACTGGATATCTTCGGCTTTTTGCCTATCCTTCTGATACGGGGAAGAATCTGTATGACATGCCCAATTTACTGCTGCAGAAATTTCCGGCACCGGACTTTTCCGCTACGACAAAGGTCAAGTGGAATATTGAATTTGATGAGTGGCAAGGTAAGAAAGCCGGACTGATCATTTCGGGGGACAGCTACGCTTATATATCGGTCCGTAAGCAGGAAGATAAGTTCTACGTTGATCAGGTGGTTTGCAGAGAAGGACCAAAAGGGGCTAGAGAAACTGTTGTGGATGAGCAGCAGGTTAAAGACTCTATCATTTTTATGAGGGTGGATGTAAATGGGCCAGATGCTGTTTGTTCATTTAGTTACAGTGAAGACGGAAAACATTTTCGCTCCATCGGAAAACCATTTAAAGCGCATCCCGATTTATGGATCGGTGCTAAAGTAGGACTCTTCTGTACTTCCCGCTCTGGTGTGAGGACAGGTGGATATGCTGATTTTGACTACTTCAGGATTGATCCATTACAGGAGCGTGAAAGTACCGATAGTAAATAG